One segment of Aquimarina sp. BL5 DNA contains the following:
- a CDS encoding conjugal transfer protein TraO, with protein sequence MNHLIQRKNPVSSAWIALLLLFLCSNTLFAQSHKIALSLTGGVVQDGFGGMITGDYKVNEFDYLQFNLQASYATFEQNNIDIPVDTYSFNAGFFFDILRNNSRTFALSLGAGGTVGYETINNDDPNIDINQILNVETNTIVYGAYAGLDADLFVSPVVAINIKLNETYHFNSEIGEFTLYAGLGIKLIIK encoded by the coding sequence ATGAATCATCTTATACAAAGGAAAAATCCAGTGTCCAGTGCCTGGATAGCATTACTACTTTTATTTTTATGCTCCAATACATTGTTTGCTCAAAGTCATAAAATAGCACTTTCTCTAACCGGAGGTGTGGTTCAAGATGGTTTTGGCGGAATGATTACCGGAGACTATAAAGTAAATGAGTTTGATTACCTTCAATTTAATCTACAAGCTAGTTATGCTACTTTCGAACAAAATAATATAGATATACCTGTAGATACTTATTCTTTTAATGCTGGTTTCTTTTTTGATATTTTAAGAAATAATTCCAGAACTTTTGCTCTATCATTAGGAGCCGGTGGCACTGTAGGGTACGAAACGATCAATAATGATGATCCAAATATAGATATCAATCAAATCCTTAATGTGGAAACAAATACCATAGTTTATGGAGCATATGCAGGTCTGGATGCTGATCTTTTTGTTTCTCCAGTAGTCGCCATAAATATTAAATTAAATGAGACTTATCACTTTAATAGTGAAATTGGAGAATTTACGCTCTATGCAGGTTTAGGAATCAAATTAATTATAAAATAA
- a CDS encoding LytTR family DNA-binding domain-containing protein, which translates to MDTYNVDANDSYLEELDIDINDLKNASLSNLGSSLTVQKQIIKHTPDGIIIGFYIRSKHASLGLTKKVNSLYKNPMQFPTFQEEVKTEKKEKKQPSYLFVKCGNKLIKVAMDTIIFAHTDSKNYCSIITSDGKKLSVRHSITSLLKALNRDFFIQTHRSYIINWHKIDSFYEQDQTIEIQKYHVPVGRTYKEELYKRIRVI; encoded by the coding sequence ATGGATACTTATAATGTAGATGCAAATGATTCATATTTAGAGGAATTAGATATTGATATTAATGATCTCAAGAATGCATCCTTGAGTAATTTAGGTAGTTCTCTTACCGTACAAAAGCAAATAATTAAACATACTCCAGATGGGATAATTATCGGATTTTATATTCGGTCAAAACATGCTAGTTTAGGATTGACTAAAAAGGTTAATTCACTTTATAAAAATCCAATGCAGTTTCCTACCTTTCAGGAAGAAGTTAAAACAGAGAAAAAAGAAAAGAAACAACCTTCTTACTTATTTGTTAAATGCGGTAATAAGTTGATTAAAGTAGCTATGGATACTATAATTTTTGCGCATACGGATTCTAAAAATTATTGTTCCATTATTACTTCGGACGGAAAAAAACTTTCTGTTCGTCATTCCATAACTAGTCTATTAAAAGCATTAAATCGTGATTTTTTTATTCAGACACATCGGTCTTATATTATTAATTGGCATAAGATAGATTCATTTTATGAGCAGGATCAAACTATAGAGATTCAGAAGTATCATGTTCCTGTTGGCAGAACGTACAAGGAAGAATTATACAAAAGGATACGGGTGATATAA